The nucleotide sequence GTAATATTGGAATAAGCTTTACATCGGCTCATAACGCTATTTAATTCTTAAGAcgatttatttttgtattttgtttcagTTTGCTAAAGTGTAATACTCACCCTGAAGTTATCGGGATCCACGTGCAGTTTCTCGGAGTGCATCACACTCAGTGCAGTATAGGTGTTCTTGATGTCATCCAGGTTCTGCACAGCTCTGTCCAGTCCGTGCATCACGGTCTTTCCGTGCTTGGCCACGGCGGGGTTACCCATGATGGCAGCGGGTGTGGACAGGTTGCCGAAGGTGCTAAAGTGTCTCTGAGTCCATGGAGACACGATCAGAagtctaaaaataaataaaacaggcTGCCATTACAATTATACTTCACAATCAATATGGTCTGTATCGCACCAAAGGTGAACACCGCGGTTTCCAACTACGCAATTAGTGCTAAATAGTCTAGGTAGCCTATTATCGTGTTATTATTTAATGATGTCTACATAAAAATTATAAGAATGTACCTGGCCAGGGCCTGGGGTCCGATCTCATCCACGCTGATCTTTCCCCACAGGCCTACGATGGCACTGCGCTCAGCATCTGTCCAGTCGACCATGTTGACGTTTGTTTGTTGATTTCCGTTGGTACTTGCAAAATGTTACAAGGGATTCCTGAACTGTTTGTCTCCTGGGACTTCCAATTTATTGATGTTCAGAATCTCCGCCCTGAACAGAACACAGAAAATGATTGGATGAACGTCTTGAGGGGGCAAGGTCCTCGAGTGTGGCACATATTGGCATTGTGCCAACTTCATCCCACCTTTAAAGATAATGCTTGATCATTTAGGCGTTTCCAAATTCTAATTAATACGGATGAAATAAACAAGTCATGATGAGCCTTCAATAACACATGCAAACTCAATGATACAATCGAACATCATTTCAAAAAAGTAAAATGTATAGACATTTAATGGATTTTGGTTCCTTTAGCCATAAATGCTCTTTTAATTGATCGTTGTAATATTGGCATTGAACTGTAATATTATATTTATAGAATGCTAATTATTGATGTAAGTGTTTATTTAGGGAAAACCGTAGATTGGGAGTGAACTATTAAAGAAAGAGCATGACTCATGACTCAATGTGTTTTATCTTCATATTCAGACGGCCCCACCCATTTGAAAGTTCCATATTTCTGGTCTTTTTGAATGATTAATCGAAATGTCAGTTGGTGACGAGTCGTTTTATAGGCCTTCATCAGGGGAATTGATACGTTCTAACTGGACACTATTCAATGTGGATGTTAGCCTATTTCATTCAATGAAACTACAGCCTTTTGTTTAATTCTTCTGAAATAAAATGCATGTAGCCTACATGTTATTAAAATGCTTTGTGATAGGCACAGGCAACGGTTTGCTACCAGAACGAAACATTTCCATCGATTTTTCCATCGAACCTTTTGTAGGTTACAGAATGACATAGCTTATACTCACTCACCAATGAGTGCTGCAATATTAGACCTGAATATTAGACCTTAATATTAGACTAAACTTTAATTGTAAAGAAAATATTGAGGTATTAAGTGTTTCAAAAACCCTTTGTTATTCAATCTATATGAAATAAATGCATACATTGTTATGGCAACATTTTTACAAACGAAAGTATTATGTGCTAAGGTCATATGTTGGGCATTACACGAATTGGCTCGGTTGCATAATTATAAAGTATAAAAAACATGAATCATGTCTTGGACAAATTCCCAATCAGAGGCGGGACCGAGATAATATCGGGGTGTGCCTTTTCTTGTGCCTCAATAAAAACAGCCTCTGAGTTTTCCACGCTCACAAGTTTATATTCTTAGCATCTTCATTTAAGTGGATAAACGTACAAGACGCAGCTATGAGTCTCTCAGCCAAGGACAAAGCCAACGTGAAGGCCATCTGGGGCAAGATCCTCACTAAATCCGATGAGATTGGAGAACAGGCTCTTTCCAGGTAATTACATAACGATGTATGATAAATTCTAGACTAGGTACATGTAGGCTGTTGAAATTATTAGCACAAAATTCCTCAGTCAATTTGGAAGCTATAAATACGTGGCCTAGACTCTTAGAAGAAAAGGTGCTATCTGGAACCTCATAGGGTTGTTCAGCTGTCCCCATTGGATaactctttgaagaacccttcTTGGTTCCAAGTAGAGAACCCTTTTGTTTCCAGATAGAACCCCTTTGGGTTCCATGTGGACCCCTTTtcccagagggttctacctgaaacacaaaagggttctacttggaaccaaaaaaggctctaactggaaccaaaaagggttatcctatgggacagccgaagaacccttttggaacaccTTTTTCTAAATGTGTATGTCGGCGAAAATAAGGGCAGGAGCCCCGAACGAATGATTATTTAAGATTCATTTTGTCTCACCTGATTTCTAATGTCCACGACAGGATGCTTGTTGTCTACCCCCAGACCAAGGCCTACTTCTCCCACTGGGCTTCCGTGGCCCCCGGTTCCGCTCCAGTGAAGAAGCACGGCATCACCATCATGAATCAGATCGATGCCTGTGTTGGCAACTTGGACGACCTTTTTGGTTTCTTGACCAAGCTCAGTGAACTGCACGCCACCAAGCTGAGGGTGGACCCCACCAACTTCAAGGTAagataattttttaaataaaataacaaaaaaaaatctaCGTTTTTACCTGTGTGAAGGTGAAATAATCTATTTCCCTTTTGCTTTGCAGATCCTGGCTCACAACCTGATTGTGGTCATTGCCGCCTACTTCCCTGCCGAATTCACCCCCGAGATCCACCTGTCCGTGGACAAGTTCCTGCAGCAACTGGCTCTGGCCCTGGCGGAGAAGTACCGCTAAACCGGAGTTCAACTGTCAAGCTGTCATCCGATGAATAATGTCCATCCAATATTGGCACACTGACAATAAACCTAACTGAAACTCATACCGAGGTGTTTGTTGTTTGTCATTTTAATTGTCTTGCATTGTCTTGTGGTTTATATTGTAGGCTACATTTGGATTATCTTGTAGAATGGATTTGTCAAATCAAGTATAAAATAAAGTTAACAGCCTATTTCACAGTATTTCAAGGGCATTTCATAAAAATTATGCACTTCAcaataaatgtatatttttacTCCACCTTTGCATACACCTTGACATTAAAAAATCCCAAATGAATGTCCCTGAGACCAATATGTTGTGGCCCGACATTACTGTCCATCATGGACGTCACCAGGACCTGACTTTCAGAGCTTTAGCCCGCTATGATTTGGGGTCAGCCCTGAATGTATtccaccggctccgacgctcgttggacatggcagggcttgcaaactattacagacaacaaagggaagcagagccgagagctgcccagtgacacgagcctaccagaagagctaaataacctctatgcttgcttcgaggcaagtaacactgaaacatgcatgagagcatcagctgttccgaacgactgtgtgatcacgctctccgcagccgatgtgagtgagacctttaaacaagtcaacattcacaaggccgcagggccagacgtattactaggatgtgtactccgagtatgcgctgaccaactggcaactgtcttcactgacattttaaacctctctatgtctgagtctgtaataccaacatgtttcaagcagactaccatagtccctgtgcccaagaacactaaggtacctgcctaaatgactaccgacccatagccctcacgtctgtagccatgaagtgctttgaaaggctggtcatggctcacatcaacaccattatccagaaaccctagacccactccaatttgcattccgcaccaacagatccacagatggacaaaaggaacatctatgtgagaatgctattcattgactacagctcagcgttcaacaccatagtgccctcaaagctcatcaataagctaaggatcctgggactaaacacctccctctgcaactggatcctggacttcctgacgggccgcctccaggtagtaagggtaggtaacaacacatccgccacgctgatcctcaacacaggggcccctcaggggtgcatgctcagtcccctcctgtactccctgttcactcatgactgcacggccaggcactactccaacaccatcattaagtttgccgatgacacaacagtggtaggcctgatcactgacaacgacgagacagcctatagggaggaggtcagagacttggccgtgtggtgcaaggacaacaacctctccctcaacgtgatcaagacaaaggggatgattgtggactacaggaaaaggaggaccgagcatgcccccattcccTGTaggggagcaggttgagagcttcaagttccttggcgtccacatcaccaacaaacgatcatggtccaatcacaccaagacagttgtgaagagggcatgacaaaacctattctgcCTTAGGAGACTGgaaggatttggcatgggtcctcagatcctcaaaaggttctacatctgcaccatcgagagcatcctgacgggttgcatcactgcctggtacggcaactgctcagccttcGACCGCAAGggactacagaggatagtgcgtacggcccagtacatcactgaggccaagcttcatgccatccaggacctctataccaggcagtgtcagaggaaggtcctaaaaattgtcaaagactccagacaccctagtcatagactgttctctctgctaccgcacggtaagcggtaccggagcgccaagtctaggtgcaagaggcttctaaacagattctacccccaagccataagactcactttaatatctctacctacatgtacatattacctcaattacctcgactaaccggtgcccccacacattgactctgtaccggtaccccctgtatatagcctcgctattgttattttactgctgctctttaattatttgttacttttatttctcacttttttaaggtattttcttaaaactgcattgttggttaagggcttgtaagtaagcatttcactataatgtctacacctattgtattcggcgcatgtgacgaatagaatttgatttgatttgcaattACTTTGATTCACAGTTACATCCCATTACTAAATATGTTGTAATGAGACACGGAATATCCTTTCTTAGTTTTTATAACTTTAACATTATTTACCTCAGAATCCTATGCAGTagtgacccgtcattcagggcaggtgtggtagagccccacctgttttatGCCACACATTTTTAACAAAAAAAAGATACACACCAtcggcctccacaatcccccgacctcaactaAAGTGAGATGTTTGGGATGAGtcgaaccgcagagtgaaggtaaAGCAGTCAacgagtgctcagcatatgtgggaactccttcaagactgttggactGTTCTCTCAAccagaactccttcaagactgttctctcaaccagcttccaggtgaagctggttgagagaataccaagagtgtgcaaagctcaaggcaaagggtggctactttgaagaatatcaaatataaaatatatttggatttgtttaacacttttttggttacacaatgataccatatgtgttatttcgtagttttgatttcttcactattatcctacaatgtagaaaatagtaaaaaaataacaaaaatccttgaatgaatgtccaaacttttgagcaATATTAGAGCTAATCATTCCAAGTCCACATGACTAATAACAATAACCTAATGGAAAATTACATCCCATAGATTTCAATATGATAACTTGAGGTTAGTTAATTTATTGTATTTACAAAACACTTTTCatgtccttttttttttaaatgttgaggTGCCGCTTTTTGTTCAATAGTCAAGCTGCTGGTAGCCTGTGTGATGAATTGATCCTTCACTTGATTGCAACTTGTGTATATGAACATCTTTGAGACAAGTCCGACGGCTCTAttgaacaaggacaaccataATTACTAGAGTTATTGTGCGATCTGCAATCGGCTAAACACAAAGGCCACAATAATTGCTACAAAACATGACTCCATTTATTTTTAGATCAGACAGCAGGCTCAAACAACCAATGACATCATTGGTTGAACTCTCCCAGGTgcaaaaatgaaataaatacagCTATAGCGCATAATTATGTCTGACACaccctctcatcactcataattatgtaGTTTCCCTTTATTAAGAAcatacattgtagattaataataTTACATTGTATTGTATTACACACTCTAAACTTATTCCACGGATCCCTTGGCCAAAATTAGTTGAATCTGTTGTTAGAAATACTGATTTGGTGATATGTCTGCGGACCCCCGCAGTACCTCCATGGACCACACTGGTTTGGCTTGATCCTCTGTTCCATATCTGGCCTACGGAAGCTCCACGACATGAACGTAAGATCTCATACTGTACGTTCTCTGGGGTTTCTGGTGtgcccatagagaatgatagaggcctctagttgGCAAAAGGACGTTTAAGTATGGGaagcgccattgagggcttccaccatgctTTTGCCATTTTAAAGTAGACCTAgtcaaagtagtcaactgggtggtgATTCCTATGGGCtgtagcctcaatggcgctgctgTCACAGACGCTAAAATGGCACAGATATGAAGAAGAGTCCTCTATCTATATCTATGAGTGTGCTTCTTTGATAACTCCATGGTATGCTTAGGTATCTCTTATATGAAAGTGTGAGAGTGCCCTCTGCTGGAGATTTGATTGAGGGGGGAAATTATCCAAGAACTGCTTCCGATAAAAAGAAAGCGCCACAAAGTTCCAGATAGTAACAGCAGAGGGCGCTACTAGATTTGTAATAGTAAGACCTAATTTCGCCTTGATGCGTGGCTGTATTGTACACATTTCTGACCATATTACAACTCTACTAATATGGAACTTATTAGGCCTATGAGAAACATGAAACGTGTCGTATCGGCTATTGAGGATCATTATTGTCAGTTTGCACTTGCCCACGAACTTACTTTAGTAGCCTGTAATCGTCCTTTATTGAAATTAGAGTGTTCTTAAATATCCATAGGCCTATACCCTACAGGCCAAATAGGCACAATCAATAAAGGAAGAGAATATGCCTAACTCCAAATCCTCCTTGCCAGTTTGTGGTCTATAACAATATGTTGCTATGAGTTAAATCATATTCAAGTGAGTGTGGTACTTGGCGCCCTTGTTAAAGTCATCGGCACAATGAACTTTACCAGGTACCAAGGCATTTTatccaaaaacctggttgcctctgccaagAGGTTGACATTTGGCCACAAGTGGgtctttttttatttatattttttatttaacctttatttaaccaggtaggcaagttgagaacacgttctcatttacaattgcgacctggccaagataaagcaaagcagttcgacacatacaacaacacatagttacacatggagtaaaacaaacatacagtcaataatacagtgaaaaataagtctatatacaatgtgagcaagtgaggtgagataagggaggtgaaggcaaacaaaatatatatataaataaataaaaatattaaaaaggccatggtggcgaagtaaatacaatatagcaagtaaaaacactggaatggttggtttgcagtggaagaatgtgcaaagtagagatagaaataatggggtgcaaaggagcaaaataaataaatgaatacagtaggtaaagaggtagttgtttgg is from Salvelinus namaycush isolate Seneca chromosome 41, SaNama_1.0, whole genome shotgun sequence and encodes:
- the LOC120034390 gene encoding hemoglobin subunit alpha-4-like — its product is MSLSAKDKANVKAIWGKILTKSDEIGEQALSRMLVVYPQTKAYFSHWASVAPGSAPVKKHGITIMNQIDACVGNLDDLFGFLTKLSELHATKLRVDPTNFKILAHNLIVVIAAYFPAEFTPEIHLSVDKFLQQLALALAEKYR
- the LOC120034368 gene encoding hemoglobin subunit beta-4-like, which produces MVDWTDAERSAIVGLWGKISVDEIGPQALARLLIVSPWTQRHFSTFGNLSTPAAIMGNPAVAKHGKTVMHGLDRAVQNLDDIKNTYTALSVMHSEKLHVDPDNFRLLADCITVCVAANLGPAVFSADTQEAFQKFLAVVVSALGRQYH